The Leptospira andrefontaineae genomic sequence AGAAGTGGATCTAAAACATTATAACCCTGCATTAGAAAAATTGGATTTTGCATGGATGAGAGAGCAGGGATTAGCATTAGACCATGCCTCTTGGGAATCGGATAAAAGAGTAGAGAATGTTCCCCATGTAGGCGTAGGAAAAAGTTCCACCCAAAGTTTGGTCGCAAACTCAAAAGGTGTATTTGTTAAAAAAGAATCCAATGTTGCTTATCTTGGAACAGGACTTGTGGTCGCCGAAGGTGATATCAAGAAGATGGGAAGTTATTACCGCTCAGGGAGAGATATTTCCCAATTCGATCCATCTTATATAGCAAAAGAAGCAGCTTATAGAGGAACAGAACTTTTAGGAGCAAAACCTCTTCCAAGCGGTGTGTATACAATCGTTTTAGGAAATCGTATTAGCCCTCAGATTTTCGGAATGTTCTCTTCTCCTTATTTCGCCGATGCTGTCCAAAAAGGATCTTCTCGTTTAGTTGGAAAATTAGGGAACGAGGTCGCATCTCCTATATTAAGTATTTATTGTGAAGCTCATACTCCGGATTATCCAGGTTCACGACTAGTGGATGCGGAAGGAATTCCTACATCTGCACGCACCAAAGTTTTGGAGAATGGGATCCTTAAATCATATCTGTATAATTTAGAATCCGCCAAAAAGGATAATGTATTGCCGACCGGTCATGGAGTTCGTTCTTATTCAGGAAGAGCAGGTACTTCTTTTGCCAATATGATCGTTCCTTTGGGTGATAAGACCAGAGATGAACTATTGGCAACGGATTCTCATTGTATTCTCGTGACTAAGCTTGAAGGTGGGGCAGGTTGTAGCGCGGTTTCCGGAGAAATTTCAATAGGTATCCAAGGGATCTATTATAAAAACGGAAAACCGGAACATGCAGTGGATCGTATTACAATGAACACGAATTATTTCGACCTACTTCATAAGATAAAAGGGATCTCCAACGAATATTCAGACAGTTATTCTTCCATCAAGGTCCCCGATATTTTGATCTCAGAAATTCACGTAGCAGGTTGATAATGTCGGAAGAAAGAAACAAGCCCGAAACATACTTACTTTCCAAAGAACTAGAAGAAGCAGTGCAAGTTGCAGAGATTACCGCAAGACCTTTACTTCTAAAGGGAGAACCTGGAACCGGAAAATCACTTTTAGCGGATTATCTTTCCTTCAAGACAAAGAAAACACTTTATTCATGGCATGTTAAATCCACCTCTCTTGCAAAAGAAGGTTTATACTTTTATGATGCGGTTTCCAGACTAAACGATTCTAGATTTACTGAAGATAAGGAGAAGGTCCGCAATATCGAGAATTATATCCGCCTGGGTGCTCTTGGGGAAGCGTTCTCTGCGACTGAACCTTCCGTAGTATTAATAGATGAGATAGATAAAGCGGATATAGAATTTCCTAACGATCTACTTTTAGAATTGGATAGAATGGAATTTGTGATCCAGGAAACCGGGCGCAAGATCAAGGCTATTAATAGGCCATTAACTTTAATCACTTCTAATAATGAAAAAGAACTTCCGGCTGCATTTTTAAGAAGATGTATCTTTCATTACATAGATTTTCCGGAACCAGCGTTTATGGCGGATATAGTATCTTCTCATTTTCCAAAAATTGAATCTTCACTTTTGAAAAGAGCACTCGAGTCCTTCTACGTGATCCGAACCATGGATGATATGAAAAAAAAGCCGGGCACTAGTGAACTATTAGATTGGATCCAAATTCTAATCCATATGGGTGCAAAACTTCCGGAAGACGGAAGGACTCCGTATATAGGCGCTCTTGTTAAGAATGAAGAGGATCTGAAATTGTTCAGATAAAGAACTTGTTTTTCCCTTTTTTCTACAGGCTAAAATCATCAGGAGTTCCAATCTCCACTGTGGAACTCTTGGATTTCCTAAAAGCAACGGATGCTCTTACCAGGGATAAAACGTTTCTTTCTATAAATGAATTCTACAGAGTTTCCAGGCTTTGTCTCGTAAAAGATGTAAAATATTACGATGCATTCGATCTTGTATTCACTGAACTATTCGGAGAAAGAGGAGTGCTGAAAGAATCTTTCCGTAAGGAAATGATGGATTGGCTTTCTAATATATTCGAAAATCCGAATAAACTACCACCTAGTATGATCCCTCCTGAAGAACTTTGGAAAGAGTTTCTGGATAGGCTCCAAAATCAAAAAGGGGAACATCATGGTGGGAACAAATGGATCGGCACTGGAGGTAGCTCTCCTTTCGGACATTCCGGAGTAAATCCTGGAGGAGTCCGCATCGGCGGAGAAGGTGGTGGAAAGTCCGCTATTTTCCAAGCCATGGAAAGAAAGTATAAGGACTACAGAACGGATGAGCAGTTGGATGTTCGGCAGATCAAGATTGCGCTTAAAAAACTCAGGAATTTAAGAAAGGAAGGGATCCCTGAATTCCATCTTCCTAAAACTGTGGATGCCACCTGTAGAAATGCAGGAGATCCCGAACTTATATTTGATCGAACTAGAAAAAACGGGATCAAAGTATTACTTTTAATGGATACCGGCGGGAGTATGACTCCCTATGCAGAAAGGGTAAGTAAACTTTTTTCGGCTGCCCACCAGATGAACCATTTTAAGGAATTCGGGCATTATTATTTTCATAACTCTGTTTATGATTCTGTATATCCTAAGGGAGATTTGAGATACCCGATTCCTTTAAAGAATCTTTTTCGAAAGCATAAGGACGATACAAAGTTGATCATAGTAGGAGACGCATATATGGCTCCTTATGAACTTTTAGATCCTGCTTATGGATTCTATCATTCCAGGTTTAGACAGGAATCTAAACTCCCGGAACATCCTGAATCAGGACTAGACAGTTTTAAAAGGATCAAGTCCCATTTTGGGGACACGATCTGGATGAATCCGGAACCAAAAAGATATTGGGATGCTCCCACCATCTACGAACTTAAAAAAGTATTTCCGATGTTTTTTTTAAGTGTAGATGGATTAGAAGACGGGATACGAGAGCTTTTAGGAAAAAGATAATTAAGGTTTTAGAAGAAATTTATATTCTATACTAACTTCGTCTTTTGCAGTCGCAAATAACAGACTCGGTCTTTCCACATCAAAATCACTCATTAGAACCTGGAATTTTCCGGAAAGAATTGTTTCTTGTCCTTCTTTCTGAATAGTAGCAACCGATTTAACTAATTTAGTTTTGCCCTTAATCGTTAAGTTTCCGGTGATTGTCCATTCATTATCTTTTGCGATAATGGATATGCTAGAAAAGCTGATATTGGTTATTGTAGGATATCCTAAAGATTCTATAATATGTTCGTCCCTATTCTCATCCCCGGATTTGATCTCCGAAATCGGGATCTCAATTTTTACGAGTTTAGGGATTTGTAAACCACTCGCAGCTTGGCTTAATACTGTAGGGGTCACAGTAACTACGGAACATTTTCCATAGACCGTTTTGAAAGGATGGGTGGCTATAAAATTGACCTGGGCTTCCTGTAATTTTAATTCTTCCGAAAAAGCCGAAGAAACACTTAATAAAAACAAGATCAAAAAACGTAAAAGATAAGACACGTTACATACTCCTTAAAAATAAAAAACTGCTATTGAAACGCTAAATGCTCCGAAACCTGCCCAGCCGACTGCTCTCATTTCATTTGCCGCACTTGGACCTTCTTTAGAGATCCTTTCTCCTATAAATGGAAGTGCTAGCATCGCAGGTAGATGAATCCAGATCATTGCCTTATGAGTGAATATTGTGTTAAGTCCAGGTTCTCTTTCTAAACTTTTAGAAGGAGAGAAGAAGGCTAGGCCTGCAGTTACCGCATATAAAGTAAAAGTAGTTCCTGCTAATGCAGAATGTATACTCCCGGAAGATTCCGAATCCCATGGAGAAGATCCTATGAGTGCAGTATATAGAAATAGATTTTTTTGAGGATCAGAGATGAGTAAATAATTTGCGTACGGTTCATATTCTCTTTTAAGACTGGAGAGTGCTTGTTCCCCTACCAAATTAGTAGCAAGCCAGAATCCCCAGGTCAAAAGACCGAGACCCTGGTGCCAATCTAACATAGAACGACGTAATTCCACACGTTCCTTTTCTTTTTGCAAATCCTTTGGCTCAAGTGTATTTAAAGTAGAATTTTCCTGGTTATAAAATCTGGGAGAATACCTGGAATAATCTGGAGTTAAAGGATGAACCTCCGTCCATCCTGAAAAATCGTTATAAACGTATGGAGAAGAATACAAAATCGTATTTGAGCAAAAAAGAAAAATAGAAATTAGAAGTACTTTCTTTGCGAAAGACATATCCGATCTATAAAACAAATTTCAAAAAAGAAAATCATTATTTGGACAAAATGACAAAAAGCAATGAGCAGCAGAAAATTCGGAATAAACGAAAGACTGGAAACTGAAGCGAGTTGATCCAGGATTTTGAGACTGCGGATCTGTATTATCTTTTGTTTTGTATTTTTCTTAATACTTCTGTAACAGCCTGTGTATATCCGTCATAGACTCCCTTATCGTAATCGGATAAGTTCTTGTAGTTCAAACCGGAGAATTCTTTTAGAAGTTTGGAAAGTTCTTCTTCTATTATATTTTTGCGAATATATACTGTTTCGAAATGGTTCGGATGCATAAAGTTTATCCGTAAAATTCTGATCTAAGCCTATGGCCGATTTCTCTTTGGTGTTTCATTAGAAACTTAGGATATTCCATTTTCAACCAATTTATGGCCTCTCTGTATCTAACGTATTCTTTTTCCTTACGTTTAAATTCAGGACTATGGATTGAGTTATGGCCGTTTTTCACACTGCTCGGAAGAATATGATGTAAAATTTCGTGATGTACCACATGTTCCAGAACGTAAAGAGGAACCTCTTTATGGTCCAGGATGGGGCTGATACGTATATTCATATTCCGTTTTTCGTAACTACCCAATCTTCTTTTTCCGAGGCGATCTGCCCAGCCTATGGAAAGAAGTTTTGCATCCATTTTAGGAAAATAGAAAGTAGAAATTTTTTCCAGAATCGACTTAAGATCGTAAGCGGCTCCATTTTCTTTCAATTTTTTGAAATTAGTAGATCCGAACTCGGGGAGTGAATTTAGGAATTCGGCAACTTCTTCTTTCCAGGCCTGTTTCGGTTTGAGCCCCAACAATTTAGAAATGAGTAATGAAACAAACGAGAATATGATCTCTTCTCTTGCCTCCATTAAAGAAGTGTGAAATTTTGCTGATAGGGTCCCGTTATGAAAGGATATAGAATGGTTTCCGTTTCTATAAGGATAAAATTTGAGTTCAACGGAACGGACCTGGCTTTCTTTAAAACGCCTTGATCTGATCTTCAAAGAATCCCAAATAGAGATCAGATATTCCTCCCAATCTCTGGCTGGAATTGGATCAGGAACCGAAAAACTCTCTAATTCTCTTTCTGGCATCTGAATCGTTTTGATTTTGAGTTGTTTGGGAAGATGATTGGGTCGAGGATTCTTCCTTTTTATTGATAAAACTTTTATCTAATACTTTTTCAGGTTCTCTGATCTCTTCTATAAATCTGGAAACTCGATTGAAGTATTGTGAATTTTTTTGTTGGGAGATTTGAGGGTAGGTGAGGACCAATTTTTTTTTGGCTCTTGTGATCCCCACATAGAATAATCTTCTTTCTTCCTCTAAATTTTTTTCTCCTCTTCCGGAAGGAAAAGAACCCTCTGATACATTTAATAGAACAACAGTATCAAATTCTAATCCTTTGGAAGAATGAACAGTGGATAAAACTAGTCTTTCATCCTCTTCCTCTGGAGAAATTTTGTCCAGACTGCGGCTAGGACCTTCTAAACTCATATCTACTAAAAACTCATGTAATGTTTCGTATTTTTGAGAAAGAGTCAAAAATGCATTCAGATCTTCTAATCTTCTTTTGAAATCATC encodes the following:
- a CDS encoding TldD/PmbA family protein, which translates into the protein MDLEQAAGFVLEEGKRYGIDSFDLIATDSEDIGIEVFKGRIVSTETSRSRGVGIRVLNNSRPGYSYSERFSKEALSQMVRDAMDQTEITDPLDMELPGPKPLAEVDLKHYNPALEKLDFAWMREQGLALDHASWESDKRVENVPHVGVGKSSTQSLVANSKGVFVKKESNVAYLGTGLVVAEGDIKKMGSYYRSGRDISQFDPSYIAKEAAYRGTELLGAKPLPSGVYTIVLGNRISPQIFGMFSSPYFADAVQKGSSRLVGKLGNEVASPILSIYCEAHTPDYPGSRLVDAEGIPTSARTKVLENGILKSYLYNLESAKKDNVLPTGHGVRSYSGRAGTSFANMIVPLGDKTRDELLATDSHCILVTKLEGGAGCSAVSGEISIGIQGIYYKNGKPEHAVDRITMNTNYFDLLHKIKGISNEYSDSYSSIKVPDILISEIHVAG
- a CDS encoding AAA family ATPase, producing MSEERNKPETYLLSKELEEAVQVAEITARPLLLKGEPGTGKSLLADYLSFKTKKTLYSWHVKSTSLAKEGLYFYDAVSRLNDSRFTEDKEKVRNIENYIRLGALGEAFSATEPSVVLIDEIDKADIEFPNDLLLELDRMEFVIQETGRKIKAINRPLTLITSNNEKELPAAFLRRCIFHYIDFPEPAFMADIVSSHFPKIESSLLKRALESFYVIRTMDDMKKKPGTSELLDWIQILIHMGAKLPEDGRTPYIGALVKNEEDLKLFR
- a CDS encoding VWA containing CoxE family protein, producing the protein MFFPFFYRLKSSGVPISTVELLDFLKATDALTRDKTFLSINEFYRVSRLCLVKDVKYYDAFDLVFTELFGERGVLKESFRKEMMDWLSNIFENPNKLPPSMIPPEELWKEFLDRLQNQKGEHHGGNKWIGTGGSSPFGHSGVNPGGVRIGGEGGGKSAIFQAMERKYKDYRTDEQLDVRQIKIALKKLRNLRKEGIPEFHLPKTVDATCRNAGDPELIFDRTRKNGIKVLLLMDTGGSMTPYAERVSKLFSAAHQMNHFKEFGHYYFHNSVYDSVYPKGDLRYPIPLKNLFRKHKDDTKLIIVGDAYMAPYELLDPAYGFYHSRFRQESKLPEHPESGLDSFKRIKSHFGDTIWMNPEPKRYWDAPTIYELKKVFPMFFLSVDGLEDGIRELLGKR
- a CDS encoding YceI family protein, which encodes MSYLLRFLILFLLSVSSAFSEELKLQEAQVNFIATHPFKTVYGKCSVVTVTPTVLSQAASGLQIPKLVKIEIPISEIKSGDENRDEHIIESLGYPTITNISFSSISIIAKDNEWTITGNLTIKGKTKLVKSVATIQKEGQETILSGKFQVLMSDFDVERPSLLFATAKDEVSIEYKFLLKP
- a CDS encoding SprT-like domain-containing protein; amino-acid sequence: MPERELESFSVPDPIPARDWEEYLISIWDSLKIRSRRFKESQVRSVELKFYPYRNGNHSISFHNGTLSAKFHTSLMEAREEIIFSFVSLLISKLLGLKPKQAWKEEVAEFLNSLPEFGSTNFKKLKENGAAYDLKSILEKISTFYFPKMDAKLLSIGWADRLGKRRLGSYEKRNMNIRISPILDHKEVPLYVLEHVVHHEILHHILPSSVKNGHNSIHSPEFKRKEKEYVRYREAINWLKMEYPKFLMKHQREIGHRLRSEFYG